A genomic window from Pygocentrus nattereri isolate fPygNat1 chromosome 22, fPygNat1.pri, whole genome shotgun sequence includes:
- the LOC119262040 gene encoding C-type lectin domain family 4 member K-like isoform X6 → MNEDIYANSGIITDNTSTHSDDSNDYEDIYANEDVPETDVTRTRKATMTSAGSRYYRLAAVCLGLLCVLLLTGITVLWIKFNNLTIERDQLQTSYTSLTMERDQLKTSYISLTTERDQLQTSYTSLTIERDQIQTNNDNMKNEMGQLQKEKETLQKKLSLLEQNQRCFQNRFYYISTNKKSWSESKQVCKAGGADLVIINSRAEQEFISKAFGSSEAWIGLTDSHTEGDWKWVDNSALTTEFWWTGEPNDYDGNEDCAITGYKGAGSERLSTWADYPCDHPVVGLCEKSLTEF, encoded by the exons ATGAATGAGGATATATATGCAAATTCAGGAATTATAACAGACAACACATCAACTCATTCAGACGACAGCAATGATTATGAAGACATCTACGCCAATGAAGATGTCCCAGAGACGGATGTGACCAGAACCCGTAAAGCAACTATGACCTCag CAGGAAGCAGATACTACAGACTGGCTGCAGTGTGtctggggctgctgtgtgttctcctgCTTACTGGCATCACAGTGCTGTGGATCAAGTTCAAcaacctgactatagagagagaccagttacagaccagctaCACCAGCCTGACTATGGAGAGAGACCAGTTAAAGACCAGTTACATCAGCCTGactacagagagagaccagttacagaccagttacaccagccTGACTATAGAAAGAGACCAAATACAGACCAATAATGACAACATGAAGAATGAGATGGGccaattacagaaagaaaaggaaacgcTTCAGAAGAAACTGTCACTATTAG AGCAAAACCAGAGGTGTTTCCAAAACAGATTCTACTACATCTCTACTAATAAGAAGAGCTGGAGTGAGAGTAAACAGGTCTGCAAAGCAGGAGGAGCAGACCTGGTGATCATAAACAGCAGAGCagaacag GAGTTCATCAGTAAAGCATTTGGCAGCTCTGAAGCTTGGATTGGTTTGACGGACAGCCACACAGAGGGGGACTGGAAATGGGTGGACAACTCAGCTTTGACCACTGA gTTCTGGTGGACGGGGGAACCCAATGATTATGATGGAAATGAGGACTGTGCTATAACTGGCTATAAAGGTGCTGGATCTGAACGTTTATCAACCTGGGCTGATTATCCCTGTGATCATCCTGTAGTTGGACTCTGTGAGAAAAGTTTAACTGAATTTTAG
- the LOC119262040 gene encoding C-type lectin domain family 4 member K-like isoform X3 gives MASTRLKKIKELKMNEDIYANSGIITDNTSTHSDNSNDYEDIYDNEDVPETDVTRSHKETMTSAGSRYYRLAAVCLGLLCVLLLTGITVLWIKFNNLTIERDQLQTSYTSLTMERDQLKTSYISLTTERDQLQTSYTSLTIERDQIQTNNDNMKNEMGQLQKEKETLQKKLSLLEQNQRCFQNRFYYISTNKKSWSESKQVCKAGGADLVIINSRAEQEFISKAFGSSEAWIGLTDSHTEGDWKWVDNSALTTEFWWTGEPNDYDGNEDCAITGYKGAGSERLSTWADYPCDHPVVGLCEKSLTEF, from the exons ATGGCATCAACACGTTTAAAGAAGATCAAAGAGCTGAAGATGAATGAGGATATATATGCAAATTCAGGAATTATAACAGACAACACATCAACTCATTCAGACAACAGCAATGATTATGAGGACATCTATGACAATGAAGATGTCCCAGAGACAGATGTGACCAGAAGCCATAAAGAAACTATGACCtcag CAGGAAGCAGATACTACAGACTGGCTGCAGTGTGtctggggctgctgtgtgttctcctgCTTACTGGCATCACAGTGCTGTGGATCAAGTTCAAcaacctgactatagagagagaccagttacagaccagctaCACCAGCCTGACTATGGAGAGAGACCAGTTAAAGACCAGTTACATCAGCCTGactacagagagagaccagttacagaccagttacaccagccTGACTATAGAAAGAGACCAAATACAGACCAATAATGACAACATGAAGAATGAGATGGGccaattacagaaagaaaaggaaacgcTTCAGAAGAAACTGTCACTATTAG AGCAAAACCAGAGGTGTTTCCAAAACAGATTCTACTACATCTCTACTAATAAGAAGAGCTGGAGTGAGAGTAAACAGGTCTGCAAAGCAGGAGGAGCAGACCTGGTGATCATAAACAGCAGAGCagaacag GAGTTCATCAGTAAAGCATTTGGCAGCTCTGAAGCTTGGATTGGTTTGACGGACAGCCACACAGAGGGGGACTGGAAATGGGTGGACAACTCAGCTTTGACCACTGA gTTCTGGTGGACGGGGGAACCCAATGATTATGATGGAAATGAGGACTGTGCTATAACTGGCTATAAAGGTGCTGGATCTGAACGTTTATCAACCTGGGCTGATTATCCCTGTGATCATCCTGTAGTTGGACTCTGTGAGAAAAGTTTAACTGAATTTTAG
- the LOC119262040 gene encoding C-type lectin domain family 4 member K-like isoform X1 has translation MASTRLQKIKEPKMNEDIYANSGIITDNTSTHSDDSNDYEDIYANEDVPETDVTATRKATMTSGSRYYRLAAVCLGLLCVLLLTGITVLWIKFNNLTIERDQLQTSYTSLTIERDQLQTSYISLTRERDQLQTSYTNLTIERDQLQTSYTSLTIERDQLQTNNDNMKNEMGQLQKEKETLQKKLSLLEQEKITFRDSFYYISTEKKSWSASRQFCRERGADLVIINSREEQEFIGKVFGCTEAWIGVTDRHSEGDWKWVDGSALTTSKKFWFNGEPNDYEGNEDCAVSGYKGAGSERVSTWADYPCYHHEIKFVGICEKKK, from the exons ATGGCATCAACACGTTTACAGAAGATCAAAGAACCGAAGATGAATGAGGATATATATGCAAATTCAG GAATTATAACAGACAACACATCAACTCATTCAGACGACAGCAATGATTATGAAGACATCTACGCCAATGAAGATGTCCCAGAGACGGATGTGACCGCAACCCGTAAAGCAACTATGACCTCAg GAAGCAGATACTACAGACTGGCTGCAGTGTGtctggggctgctgtgtgttctcctgCTTACTGGCATCACAGTGCTGTGGATCAAGTTCAAcaacctgactatagagagagaccagttacagaccagctacaccagcctgactatagagagagaccagttacagaccagttacatcAGCctgactagagagagagaccagttacagaccagctacaccaacctgactatagagagagaccagttacagaccagctaCACCAGCCTGACTATAGaaagagaccagttacagaccaatAATGACAACATGAAGAATGAGATGGGccaattacagaaagaaaaggaaacacttcagaagAAACTGTCACTATTAG AGCAAGAAAAGATCACTTTCAGGGACAGTTTCTACTACATCTCTACTGAGAAGAAGAGCTGGAGCGCAAGCAGACagttctgcagagagagaggagcagacctggtgatcataaacagcagagaagaacag GAGTTCATAGGTAAAGTATTTGGCTGCACTGAAGCTTGGATTGgtgtgacagacagacactcagagGGGGATTGGAAATGGGTGGACGGCTCAGCTTTGACTACTAGTAAGAA GTTCTGGTTTAACGGGGAACCCAATGATTATGAAGGAAATGAGGACTGTGCTGTATCTGGCTATAAAGGTGCTGGATCGGAACGTGTGTCAACCTGGGCTGATTATCCGTGTTATCACCATGAAATTAAATTTGTAGGTatctgtgagaaaaaaaaataa
- the LOC119262040 gene encoding C-type lectin domain family 4 member K-like isoform X5 — protein MASTRLKKIKELKMNEDIYANSGIITDNTSTHSDNSNDYEDIYDNEDVPETDVTRSHKETMTSGSRYYRLAAVCLGLLCVLLLTGITVLWIKFNNLTIERDQLQTSYTSLTMERDQLKTSYISLTTERDQLQTSYTSLTIERDQIQTNNDNMKNEMGQLQKEKETLQKKLSLLEQNQRCFQNRFYYISTNKKSWSESKQVCKAGGADLVIINSRAEQEFISKAFGSSEAWIGLTDSHTEGDWKWVDNSALTTEFWWTGEPNDYDGNEDCAITGYKGAGSERLSTWADYPCDHPVVGLCEKSLTEF, from the exons ATGGCATCAACACGTTTAAAGAAGATCAAAGAGCTGAAGATGAATGAGGATATATATGCAAATTCAGGAATTATAACAGACAACACATCAACTCATTCAGACAACAGCAATGATTATGAGGACATCTATGACAATGAAGATGTCCCAGAGACAGATGTGACCAGAAGCCATAAAGAAACTATGACCtcag GAAGCAGATACTACAGACTGGCTGCAGTGTGtctggggctgctgtgtgttctcctgCTTACTGGCATCACAGTGCTGTGGATCAAGTTCAAcaacctgactatagagagagaccagttacagaccagctaCACCAGCCTGACTATGGAGAGAGACCAGTTAAAGACCAGTTACATCAGCCTGactacagagagagaccagttacagaccagttacaccagccTGACTATAGAAAGAGACCAAATACAGACCAATAATGACAACATGAAGAATGAGATGGGccaattacagaaagaaaaggaaacgcTTCAGAAGAAACTGTCACTATTAG AGCAAAACCAGAGGTGTTTCCAAAACAGATTCTACTACATCTCTACTAATAAGAAGAGCTGGAGTGAGAGTAAACAGGTCTGCAAAGCAGGAGGAGCAGACCTGGTGATCATAAACAGCAGAGCagaacag GAGTTCATCAGTAAAGCATTTGGCAGCTCTGAAGCTTGGATTGGTTTGACGGACAGCCACACAGAGGGGGACTGGAAATGGGTGGACAACTCAGCTTTGACCACTGA gTTCTGGTGGACGGGGGAACCCAATGATTATGATGGAAATGAGGACTGTGCTATAACTGGCTATAAAGGTGCTGGATCTGAACGTTTATCAACCTGGGCTGATTATCCCTGTGATCATCCTGTAGTTGGACTCTGTGAGAAAAGTTTAACTGAATTTTAG
- the LOC119262040 gene encoding C-type lectin domain family 4 member K-like isoform X2: MASTRLQKIKEPKMNEDIYANSGIITDNTSTHSDDSNDYEDIYANEDVPETDVTRTRKATMTSAGSRYYRLAAVCLGLLCVLLLTGITVLWIKFNNLTIERDQLQTSYTSLTMERDQLKTSYISLTTERDQLQTSYTSLTIERDQIQTNNDNMKNEMGQLQKEKETLQKKLSLLEQNQRCFQNRFYYISTNKKSWSESKQVCKAGGADLVIINSRAEQEFISKAFGSSEAWIGLTDSHTEGDWKWVDNSALTTEFWWTGEPNDYDGNEDCAITGYKGAGSERLSTWADYPCDHPVVGLCEKSLTEF, translated from the exons ATGGCATCAACACGTTTACAGAAGATCAAAGAACCGAAGATGAATGAGGATATATATGCAAATTCAGGAATTATAACAGACAACACATCAACTCATTCAGACGACAGCAATGATTATGAAGACATCTACGCCAATGAAGATGTCCCAGAGACGGATGTGACCAGAACCCGTAAAGCAACTATGACCTCag CAGGAAGCAGATACTACAGACTGGCTGCAGTGTGtctggggctgctgtgtgttctcctgCTTACTGGCATCACAGTGCTGTGGATCAAGTTCAAcaacctgactatagagagagaccagttacagaccagctaCACCAGCCTGACTATGGAGAGAGACCAGTTAAAGACCAGTTACATCAGCCTGactacagagagagaccagttacagaccagttacaccagccTGACTATAGAAAGAGACCAAATACAGACCAATAATGACAACATGAAGAATGAGATGGGccaattacagaaagaaaaggaaacgcTTCAGAAGAAACTGTCACTATTAG AGCAAAACCAGAGGTGTTTCCAAAACAGATTCTACTACATCTCTACTAATAAGAAGAGCTGGAGTGAGAGTAAACAGGTCTGCAAAGCAGGAGGAGCAGACCTGGTGATCATAAACAGCAGAGCagaacag GAGTTCATCAGTAAAGCATTTGGCAGCTCTGAAGCTTGGATTGGTTTGACGGACAGCCACACAGAGGGGGACTGGAAATGGGTGGACAACTCAGCTTTGACCACTGA gTTCTGGTGGACGGGGGAACCCAATGATTATGATGGAAATGAGGACTGTGCTATAACTGGCTATAAAGGTGCTGGATCTGAACGTTTATCAACCTGGGCTGATTATCCCTGTGATCATCCTGTAGTTGGACTCTGTGAGAAAAGTTTAACTGAATTTTAG
- the LOC119262040 gene encoding C-type lectin domain family 4 member K-like isoform X4, whose protein sequence is MASTRLQKIKEPKMNEDIYANSGIITDNTSTHSDDSNDYEDIYANEDVPETDVTRTRKATMTSGSRYYRLAAVCLGLLCVLLLTGITVLWIKFNNLTIERDQLQTSYTSLTMERDQLKTSYISLTTERDQLQTSYTSLTIERDQIQTNNDNMKNEMGQLQKEKETLQKKLSLLEQNQRCFQNRFYYISTNKKSWSESKQVCKAGGADLVIINSRAEQEFISKAFGSSEAWIGLTDSHTEGDWKWVDNSALTTEFWWTGEPNDYDGNEDCAITGYKGAGSERLSTWADYPCDHPVVGLCEKSLTEF, encoded by the exons ATGGCATCAACACGTTTACAGAAGATCAAAGAACCGAAGATGAATGAGGATATATATGCAAATTCAGGAATTATAACAGACAACACATCAACTCATTCAGACGACAGCAATGATTATGAAGACATCTACGCCAATGAAGATGTCCCAGAGACGGATGTGACCAGAACCCGTAAAGCAACTATGACCTCag GAAGCAGATACTACAGACTGGCTGCAGTGTGtctggggctgctgtgtgttctcctgCTTACTGGCATCACAGTGCTGTGGATCAAGTTCAAcaacctgactatagagagagaccagttacagaccagctaCACCAGCCTGACTATGGAGAGAGACCAGTTAAAGACCAGTTACATCAGCCTGactacagagagagaccagttacagaccagttacaccagccTGACTATAGAAAGAGACCAAATACAGACCAATAATGACAACATGAAGAATGAGATGGGccaattacagaaagaaaaggaaacgcTTCAGAAGAAACTGTCACTATTAG AGCAAAACCAGAGGTGTTTCCAAAACAGATTCTACTACATCTCTACTAATAAGAAGAGCTGGAGTGAGAGTAAACAGGTCTGCAAAGCAGGAGGAGCAGACCTGGTGATCATAAACAGCAGAGCagaacag GAGTTCATCAGTAAAGCATTTGGCAGCTCTGAAGCTTGGATTGGTTTGACGGACAGCCACACAGAGGGGGACTGGAAATGGGTGGACAACTCAGCTTTGACCACTGA gTTCTGGTGGACGGGGGAACCCAATGATTATGATGGAAATGAGGACTGTGCTATAACTGGCTATAAAGGTGCTGGATCTGAACGTTTATCAACCTGGGCTGATTATCCCTGTGATCATCCTGTAGTTGGACTCTGTGAGAAAAGTTTAACTGAATTTTAG